The Polluticoccus soli sequence TGAGTTACGGCCTTTCAGTAATGCTGCTGGCTGCTATTTTTATTGGCTGGGCGCTAACCCTGGGACTGTCTTTTAGAGATAATAGCATCTTCTGGTGTCTCGGCGTTTCTATTGCTGCGCTGCTTGCACTTCAACCAGTACTGCAACGAATGGCGCGCTCTATTTGGATCGCCTTTTTCGTACGACATGATGAGCATTGGCAGGCTGCTGGTACAAAAAACAATGAGGTGTTTGGATAAGCGAGCTGTCAACCCTTCCTGATCGTTGGCACATCTCTTTTGAATAGTTGGCAGCCGCAACTTCCATCGGGCGTTGATCGCCTGCACAGCACGCTAAATTGCAGGTTGCGTAATACTCATCAAACCCAACCATATGAAAAACCTATTTTACCTGTTGATCATCGTAATACTCACCTCATGTGGACAAGGTCAGGAAAAATCAGGAACTACTACTGATGGTGCTTCTGACTATGCGACGATCCAAACCGCAAAAGAGGCATATGAATTTGGTTTCCCGTTGGTAGTGATGCACGTGACGAAACAGGTAATGACCAATGTGGAACGACCGATCAGCGAAGGACGTCTACTCGCGCCGGTCAATCAACTCGTTAACGCCAATACATTCCCAAACGATAAGTTCCGGGATGTGGTAAGGCCCAACAACGACACTTATTATTCAATGGCATGGTTAGACCTGGAACAAGACCCCATGGTATTGCAGCTGCCCAACACCGGCGACAGGTATTATCTCTTCCCTATGCTCGATGCCTGGACCAATGTTTTCTTCTCGCCCGGCAAACGAACCACGGGAACAGAGACACAGACCTATCTCATCAGCGGACCTAAATGGACGGGCACAGTACCTGCCTCGTTGAAACAGGTTAAGGCACCCACCAACATCGTATGGCTGGTAGGCCGCACACAGGTGAACAGTGAACAAGACGGTGCTACTGTTGTAAAAAAGATACAGGACGGATATAAGCTAACGCCACTGAGCGCTTATGGCAAGCCATACACGCCTCCAACAGGCACGGTGGATAAAACCATTCCGCAAAAATCTCCTAACGATATTGTTACCGGTATGTCCATTGCCGACTATTTCAACCTGTTGAATCAACTGATGATCAATAATCCCCCCGCCCCGGCTGATGCAGAGATGATGAAAAAACTAGCTCCGCTGGGCATAGCGCCTGGCGCCACATTTGACCTCGCAAAATTCTCGCAGGCAGAACAGGACTCGATGAGTACAATTCCAAGCTGGGCAAAAGCTGACCTGCATAAAAATGCCCTTGGAAATGCCAAAGCTGTAAACGGGTGGTCTGTGAATTATGGATTGGGCAGCTATGGAATGGCATACAAGCAGCGCGGCGGTGTGGCTTTTGGCGGACTTGGCGCTAACCTCGATGCAGACGCCATGTACCCCAGTTCATTTACTGATGCTGACGGACAGGAATACGATGGCTCAAAACACAACTATGTACTACACTTTGATGGCGGCAAACAACCTCCTGTCAATGCTTTCTGGAGCCTGACAATGTATTCGCCGGAAGGTTTTTTAGTAACTAATTCTATCAGTCGTTTTGCAATTGGTGATAGAAATCCGTTGAAGAAAAACGCCGACGGATCGGTGGACATCTATATCCAAAAAGATGATCCCGGCAAAGACAAGCAGAACAACTGGCT is a genomic window containing:
- a CDS encoding DUF983 domain-containing protein, which encodes MCAEKKEKKSGLLWSVLTNKCPRCRKGNLFTGSNPYHIKTTMRMPEHCPECGQRFELQTGFYFGTGYVSYGLSVMLLAAIFIGWALTLGLSFRDNSIFWCLGVSIAALLALQPVLQRMARSIWIAFFVRHDEHWQAAGTKNNEVFG
- a CDS encoding DUF1254 domain-containing protein codes for the protein MKNLFYLLIIVILTSCGQGQEKSGTTTDGASDYATIQTAKEAYEFGFPLVVMHVTKQVMTNVERPISEGRLLAPVNQLVNANTFPNDKFRDVVRPNNDTYYSMAWLDLEQDPMVLQLPNTGDRYYLFPMLDAWTNVFFSPGKRTTGTETQTYLISGPKWTGTVPASLKQVKAPTNIVWLVGRTQVNSEQDGATVVKKIQDGYKLTPLSAYGKPYTPPTGTVDKTIPQKSPNDIVTGMSIADYFNLLNQLMINNPPAPADAEMMKKLAPLGIAPGATFDLAKFSQAEQDSMSTIPSWAKADLHKNALGNAKAVNGWSVNYGLGSYGMAYKQRGGVAFGGLGANLDADAMYPSSFTDADGQEYDGSKHNYVLHFDGGKQPPVNAFWSLTMYSPEGFLVTNSISRFAIGDRNPLKKNADGSVDIYIQKDDPGKDKQNNWLPAPNGPFNLLLRMYWPKEEVLNKHWSPPAVKKQA